A region of the Conger conger chromosome 6, fConCon1.1, whole genome shotgun sequence genome:
TGATGTGGAGCTGTGAGTGACTCACTGAGGCCTTTGTAGTGGGAGAGCTGCTGGTAGATCTGCTTCATCCTCTCGATGTTGAGGCGGCTGCCCTCGGCGTGGTTGATCATGGGTTTGGGGTAGTCCACGCCCACCACGCAGTTCGCCGCCTTCTGCACCGTCTCCGGGGCGTTCCACGGATCGTAGATGTATCTGTTCGGGTAGTCCTTCAGCTTCGGGATGTATCTCCTACGCCCCAAAGAAAAATGCCAACTCATTTAGTCAACTCAATGGGGTACAAGCCAACTCAACTTATTTAGTCAACTCAATGGGGTACAAGCCAAGTCaacttatttgaaaaataaatgcccAAGTATGTTGTCATCAGCTCAAAAGTCAAGTGAATAGGCCGTTTGTCAAGCATGTGACTTCACACCGCTGTCCCTGCACTAACAATTCTAAGCACTTTCGATGCAACAGGTACTGTTGAATGTAGACAGTCAGTCTTAAGTcattaaggccagtttatagtccagtgacaGAGAACCGCTATGAGACATTTGGTTTGTACTCTGGGTGACTGGACTGGATATATTTTTGCTAAGGACAATGACCACAGTCTACCTCAGGCAACAATAGAGCTTACAGAAACGTTCTGCGATCTTAGTCGAGTGACGttctgtcgctggactataaactggccttcacACTGaaacgggcggcctgtagtgtagtggtttaggtaaatgactgggacacacaaggtcggtggttctaatcccggtgtagccacaataagatccggttgggcccttgagcaaggcccttagccctgcattgtgtcctgcttagtctaatcaactgtatgtcgctcaggataagagcgtctgccaaatgccaataatataatattataaattACATAAATGGGAGTCTGAACGCTGTCTTAGTACATCCTTTAAGATGATCAGATGACACTAGCGGCCCAGTTAAAGAGGCGTGACACACGTTCCGTGTCAGGACGCAGGGCTCCGTGTTGCAGGGCGTCGAGTGAAGCCCACCTGATGTAGTCCCCGCTGGGGTCGGTGCGGCGGCCGAAGCCCACGGGGCAGTAGCAGTGGAAGAACTGCTGGAAGAAGGCGCTGCAGGAGAGCCACATCCAGCTGCCCGCGTTCACGCTGTAGTCTGCGTCCAGCAGCAGCTCGTCGAACAcctggggagagagcaggcacCTCACTACACCGTGTACACACCACCCCCTTCAGACCCGCTCATAGCTCAATCTCCTGGGGGACAGAACGGACCTCGATACACAGTGGTCACATTAAGATAAGATTCAAAATGTGGGGGAGAAATTGGttctaaaaattaaaaataaaatttggaTGATGAccgagaaacaaaaaaaatcctttaTTTGAGCCAATCTTTTATTGTCTTTtggtgtctgacatttgtgtcgTTTATTGATTATGATATTTGGTAGCACTGCGCGCGTCAAAGATAAAGCGCTGAATTTGAATGTAAGGCGCTTATTGCTGAAACAGTAGCCACCTTAACCACTTGAAGTAGTTACAGCCAGCAAAATCCACACCGAGGCGGTCATTACACGGGTTTAACGCACTCCACTTCGCGCCGGGTGGTTCTTCGCCCCCACATCGTTCGTTAAAATCGTGTAATGACCACCTCTTTGTGGATTATTCCTTACTCATTTATTGCCTAGCAGTTTCAACGAAACGAGCAGAAAACCTTTGGGAACCTCAGACCTCTGACCAGCAGAGCCCATCACACTGTGAGAGATGCCCCACACTGTGAGAGATGCCCCACACTGTGAGAGATGCCCATCACACTGTGAGAGATGCCCCACACTGTGAGAGATGCCCCACACTGTGAGAGATGCCCATCACACTGTGAGAGATGCCCCACACTGTGAGAGATGCCCATCACACTGTGAGAGATGCCCCACACTGTGAGAGATGCCCATCACACTGTGAGAGATGCCCCACACTGTGAGAGATGCCCCACACTGTGAGAGATGCCCCACACTGTGAGAGATGCCCCACGCTGTGAGAGATGCCCCACACTGTGAGAGATGCCCCACACTGTGAGAGATGCCCCACACTGTGAGAGATGCCCCACACTGTGAGAGATGCCCCACACTGTGAGAGGTGCCCCATGTCGCGGGAGAAGCACCGTACCCTCATGCCGCTCTCCCAGCTGAGCCACAGGTCCCCGCGGGTGAGGAAGCAGGCCACGGCGTGCCGGGCCAGGTGGTGGATCCAGCCCTCCTGCCGCAGCTGGGTCATGATGGCGTCGATCCAGGGGAAGCCCGTCCGGCCCTCGGCCCACTTGGCCAGCGCCTCGGGGTTGCGGTCCCAGGGGATCTGCACGCAGATGGGGTTGCCCTCCATGCGGTCGAAGTTGGGGTTGTTGGTGGCGGCCGCGTAGAAGAACTCGCGCCACAGCAGCTGTCCGAACAGTGAGAGGGGGGGGCTGGATCGCTTCCTCacctggagggaggggggggggcgggggagggtgAAGGTGGAGGTTAGGTATGACACACTCCCATATCAATTTCTTTCAAATGACTACAAGAAAACCAACACATAGTCCGCTTGTGTTTTACGCAACACTGCAGGATGATTAACCCTTCCAGTCCAAAGATTGCCATACAGCACTCAAGCAAAACTACCATAAAATCCCAAAGCACTTTTAAAATCCCaaactttctcaaccaaagccaaaacccttTGGGtccatattgggcttgggactgaaagggtaaaGGTCTCggttcattcatttttacactGTGACAGTATTCAATTGTGTCAACAACTTGCAACACAGCTTTCTGGCACCGGAGTGCACACACCCAATCGCACAGAAATTGGGGCAAATTCAGGGAGTAGGCCACCGTCATGATATCACATGCACAACACAGATCCCGGTTCCCTTCTTAGAAAGTGTGTTTGAAATTCAGCAGTGATATTTTTCTCAGAACAGCAGAGCTTTTCACCTGAGTGAAGGGCACCCTGAAGACCTAATACAATTTCACTTACAAATGGGATTATAGCTGCATAAAACAATCATATAGCCTCACATTGGATTGATGGTTCATTTATAAGACCttggaagcctgtagcctagtggctaatgtgttTGTCTAGGACCTAGAAgattggtgattcaagccccagtgtagaaACAATAAGATCatcagttgggcccttgagcaaggcccttatccccacattgatccaggaggaattggcccctgcttagtcaaatcaactgcaagtcactttggataaaagcatcagctaaaagtaaaacagtaatgtaaaaattTTAATAATGAACTTAACTATGGCTTTTTAACAAAGTGATATGTCAATGCTCTTTACAAAAAGCATATGCAAATATTATCAGACACAAGCTAGCAGCTAACCATGTAAGCAGCGAAAAACTGAAACAGGCTCTATAAATGAAATGAGCAGGCTCTGTGTAACAAAATGCGAGCACACACCTTCATGTACAGCTCTCGTAGCTCGTAGTAAAACAGGCGAGATGACAGACAGCCGAACCGTAGGTAGGGACTTAATCCGGTGGGGCTGGCAATCAGGGAGCAGATGTTTATCCGGAGTCTCTCGAAGTTCGCCACCCAAGCCTAAACAGCCATGAAGCGCGAAGATCAGAAAATGGCCGACAGCAGGCATCTCTTAGTCACAGGGCTGTTTCTGCTGACCGTCGCTGGGTCATTCACTTTCCACTGTGGCATCTGACTGACAATGTATTTCATAACATATGAGCCAGATAGGACAGGGGGGCCCCagtaaaggcccacacacatatttctTGCGTTTTCGAGCTTTTCAAATCGATTATATTTTAGAGTCAAAATGCTATTTATAAAACGATTTCACACATGGCATGATGTATGTTTTTACATAATTAGAGAGCTGACCGTTGGGAGCAGGGTTAcggacttttcaaaaaacctacgTCACTGCTCTTTAATAATGTTTTGTCGGCATTTTAGACACTAAAACCAGGAGGAGTGTGGGCCTTTCATTCCTTGTGACATTGGCACACGGGTCTTAATCCTTTGAATagtgaaatgtttttcaaatccaaaaaaataataataataattttaaaaaattaaaaaaaattctaaatctaAATTAGAACTttgttgctttcaattaccagcagttATTATTACATCAGCATGTTTGGTTAATTCTGATCTAATCACATTTTGATGACCTTACACCTTAAACTTACACCATAGCCCTCAGTCGCAAGGGTGCCTTACAGCGCTCGAGCGTAACTACCAATAAAAACCCAAGAGCACTCTACCTTAttccttttcaaccaatcaaaatgattgttatcaaaatattgttttgagcccctatttgAGCCATTTCACACTGGTctggggactgaaagggttccTGGCTGTGCAGAAGGGGCAGGAGTGGCGGGTACCTTTCGGTCCAGGTGTTTGCTCAAACGCTCCAGGGCCTCCGCCTCGCCCCCTTTCCACACCGACGGGCTCAGCCCATGCGTCTTAAAGCCTGCAAAACAGGAAGCGGCCGACTACGTCAAAGCCACGTTATCATGCGCTGCCAAGGATCCCATGTGAGGTCAGACAGCCGTGAGTTTAGAGGCGGGCGCGAACCGCGGTGATGCAAACCCACCTCTGAAGAGGAAATCGATCAAAACGATCAATTAAAGCCATTAGCTACCTCATGAAAATATCAATggcactttttttccccccccgaGAGGTCTTCTAAACATAATAAAATGCACTGACTGACAAGGAAAATGCAGATAAGACGAGCGTTCGCTCAATACAAGCAACAGCGCAGCTAACTCTAACACCgatatttaatataaaacctGCTTTGGGGGCTATTTCAATAGGTCACAGAGTACCTGAAGATGTCAATAAGTACATTCAATAAAAAGGCAGTTTGGTTATGACCGTATGACATCAGGTCTCTAAGGTGgattcagacagacagacagacggcccCTCACCCAGCTCCTCCAATGAGGGCACTGCGTAGCGCTCGTTGTGGTTGTCCGAGATGGCGGTTCGACTGCTGTCCAGCTGCTGCTTAGTAACCGTTGGCAGGGGCCTCTTGGGGAGTCCCAAGCGGTTGACTATGGCCTGGAACCTCTTGAAGGTCAGTGGGGGGCTGTTGTTGTTCAGTTCTATTATTCTGTTCGGGAGGAAAACGAATGTTCTTCAGTACAATACAGCATTTCCATGGACGGCAAAAGTGaaggaaacaacaaaaaaaaccattttAATATTCCTCATGCATCATTGCCAGATAAAGGAATAAGGCCATTCAAATTTTCAGCTGACAAATGTAGatcaatcaattttatttttgcatattcatatttatacaaaCAAGTTCTTGATTTTCCAGAGGGAATAAAAAAGAAGACTTCAGTTGATCTATTAATTTGTTCTGCAAATGTTCTGCCTGAATACATTAATCCTGAGAATATTATTCACATTTGTAAAGCTATAATTATATCAGCACCCatcaaaaaaaattaataaaaaatataataataatgatcgaCACAAGTCAAGACCAGAAATTATACAGTTAATACAACTACTGGAAATTACTACAATTTGTCTGTTTGATTACAACACATTAAAAGGCATTTTAGGAAGTTAATAGGGGAAACTAAGGGGAAAGTGCACCCTTAAGTCAATGCCTCTCTAATTTATTCTAACCACAAGACTATGGCCTGTGCTCCAGCTTATACAACGGCGTCTATATTAGTACGCAGTTATCTCCTCCCATTGGATCATTTCCTGCCAGACATCCCCGGTGCCAGGAGGCCTCCATGTGTGTGCTGCAGCACGGAAGAGAGCGCCGGGAAGCACATGTCTGCGAGGGTGACCGATTTGCGTCCCACCCAGCCTCACATGTTCTGTAGTGTGACTGCCGGCCCCACCAGCggccaccaggtggcagcagtTTCACACAAACAGTGCGGTTGCTGTGAGCTGGGGAAGTCATGTGCAACAGCACGCTTTCGAAGACGGCGAAAACAACCCTCCTTAGAGCTCAACGCAGACATTAGGCTACGCACGGTAACAGTTTATACAGCGGCACGTttatgtaactaatacattctCTTTTGTTTTGACACGGTGGGAAATATGTCTTACTTTACTGTAAacatatttaacaaaataatatttctgaaatgCGAAAAAAGACATTGCCTAAGAGAAATGGCCTGACATTGTATTAGCGCAATATAAGGACGCAATATTTTGGAATTTGATCTCACCCGGCTACGGCAGAGAATGCATAAACTCGTGAGCGGAACGAAAGGGCTGTTCACAGACCGCATTGTGCTATTCCTCGCACACCCTCGGGAAGAGATCTCCCTGAGTGACTATTAGCATCATCCCCTCCGGAGAGGTCGCACAGGCCTATATCACGCTGCGCACTCTGCTGTTCCTCAGCCGAGAGCAATTTTGGCCGTTCCGTGGATCACGCTGCGCCGCTGACGTCTGCTAGACCGCGTTCCATTCTGATTCAGTCTGGACGTCACAAATCTGTGATGCCTTTCACATATTTAGTGACATTTGTAATTACGTAAGGTCTTTCGTTTCATAATGGAGAACAGCTACAATGTGAGTAACACAACAGACTGCATAGATATCCAATTTGCATGCAATTATTATTGTCAAATGAACTCTGCAGACATCCAGGTCACCTTATATTACCTTATATATCTTTGATTTAAACTATtgtccatttaaaaagaaaaacaacacgtAGCCTACTAAAGCAGTGGTCTCTAACCCtgatgctggtttttgttttcaccttaaaatcagcaccccgTTGAGATGCAAGTAACCAGGGCTGGACACCACTGTACTAAATAAATTCAGAATAGTTCTAGCCATATCATGAGTAAATAAGTCTAAATAGAAAGCAAGGATAGAAAATGGATAAGAGGGAGAATGGGACGCAGAGAGCTCCTGACCTGTCCAGGTtgtagagggtgtgtgagttCTGCACCCGCGTCTCCACTCCAAACTCCTGCGCCATCTTAATGATGGCAGCATCCCGCTCCTTCCCGTATGGCTCAGAGTCGTACTCAAACGTCAGCCGCGTGACGTTCCACTCCTGGGAACGAACAATTCATAACATAAACAAATtaatacactacattacattattggcattcggcagacgctcttatccagagcgacgtgcaacaaagtgcatacccataaccagggataagttcgctgaaagaccctagagggaagtacaatttccaCATTCAAGGGCCGCGACACACCGGAAGGCATAGGTCAGAGTCAAGCCGGCCCTCAGAGCTGATGTTAGCTCAGGCTggctggcagttggagggctgccggttcgattctctgacctgggtgtgtcaaagtttccctgagcaagacaacccccaatTCCTGAttggtgcctcgcatggcagactttcgccattggtgtgtgagtgtgtgtgaatgagaggcattcagtgcaaagcgctgtataaatcAATTTACAATGAACCAAAGGCCACACATGTAAGATCACTAAAAGTATCTGGTACATGGTTTCTTTCCTAAAGCACAAAAGCTGAtcatgaaaaattattttcatcTATACCTTTGCCAAACTGACAAGATTGCACAACTTATTTAGTCCTCTTCACTTCAAGGAAACTGTTCCCCATCACAACACCTTTCAACAAGGTGACTAGTAGGCCTAATCTATGTGACAGCGTGATAAATGATACACACAATCAAATCCATTTTTGCACATTCAAAGAAGCTCCTTATTGATGCATTCATAATGGCCTGCCTATATTGTGTCCAGGCTTCACACATTGGCTATTAAAAAAGCCATATTCTACTTTGGCCATTTTGCCTTGCCTTCCAATCTGTGCCAGCATACCCTTAACAGTAATGCACTCTGCAGACACCCTTTGTAAGTGCAAATAAAAGCTGATTCTACTTTATTAGACCTTGCTCGTGTACAAACAATTCTTGCAAAAATAGATATAACCTGCAATGTGAGTGGATCCACTTAAATAAAGACAGCAGGAGCTAACTGATGTGCACGCTCGTAGTGACGTCTAGTCGGCTAAGAATAGGACAAAAATGTGGTAGCTTTGAACctgttaaataatttcaaacatAATCAAACCTTGTTCCCTTTAAATTCACATGTAATGTAACCCAACCTATTTATTAACatggttgaatgtgacattcAAAAAGGGAGTGCTATAAAATCTGACACAACTTAAGCAAAAATGAATCAGTTGCGCATAGCTGATCCCAACTGAAATTAGCAGGCTCATTGTGCACAAATACAGGTTTTAGGAGCACAATCAAAGCATGCTCATCCCCTTCTTGTACCTCAGGTGCACAGATAAACTATAATGTAGGCTATAATCAAAAGGGGTCGGTCATGCACACTGAAGGTTATAAACTAGGGACACACCGATATATCAGTAGAGGATGGAAATGGACCGTTTTGAGCTTTAAAATGCACAATCGGATTGGCAGATTGGGTATTCTACCACAGATGATTGAAATCGATTGTGAATTGGGCTATAAAAAATAAGAGCCAAGTATTTAAATTCACCATTTAGTCCCTCCTTCATCTGCCAAAAAGAAAGGAGCAGTGCGGATTTCTTGAAATTGCTGTTCATTTATCAATAAAAGTCCAGCTAAAGGAATGATACTACATAACATAATTTCCTCCTTGAAttgtcatttaatttattgtgtGTTGCAATTACATTGGCCTAGCTCTTACATTCATGATATCACTTTATTTATCATTAGAGTAGGCATGTCTGAAAAGCTTAAGCTCTTCTGTCTGAATTAGCACTAAAATTCTTGAAACAATCGGCATCGGCAGATGCCTGGGGATAAAATCAGAGAAAAAACCCACATGGGTGCAGCCCTATTGTAAACTCAACTACATGCCAGTAACATACAGGGAAAGCACAATGTGCCACATACTGAACCCACAGGCCACACAATACATGACTATCTGAGCTATTCTAAAGTCAATGATATACGATGTCGAACCCTGTGAGGTGATTTGTCCTCTGCATATGACCCATCCTAGGCCCTGGCAGTGAGCAGCCACAGATGCAGTGAATCgcctggggaccaactccagttctgatgCCAGtgtcttggtcaagggcaatggctgGAGTATGCCTAACCTGACATGTatgtctttgagtgtgggaggaaaccgttgtacccggagtaaacccacacacactcgggaagaacatgcaaactccacgcagagaggaTATGGTCGGCTTGGAATCGGGCAGAACCTCCGTACCATGTACAGCATTTATGCATCTGTTCCTCTTCATTTTACTATTAGAATCACTCTAAGCAATTACCGTCCCTTTGGCATGGCACAGAAGGCATTAGCTACCTCATGTAGGGAATTTATGTTTAAGGCAGAATTAGATCAGGAACACACATACCCATTCGTTTATTAAGATGATGCACCTGGCAGATTATATTAAGGTCAAGATTTGATCTATTCCCTTGTGCTAACATTATGTTGCAGCTCCCTGGCACAGACAAACCAAATCAGATTTTTCTCAAGGGGATACAAGCCAGTGAGGGAGGACATCTATTCAAATTACTGTCCAATTTACCAATTTACAAGATCTGAAGGTTTCAAACCATTGCATGTGCAGCTTTGTCAAGATTTCCCTTTCGCTGTTTTTCCAAGGCAGGGCTACTCGACAGTCCACAACACATTCACAACTGTGATTCACAATTTTCTGAATCAAGACTTAGCCTAATATTATACAGCAGTTCTTTCTGCTTTTGCACCTGAGTTTGACATGCACATCttggaaaaaatctgaaattttaATATTTCCATTACTATGCCTTGATCTTAATTACAGACAGAGCCAGTTCTGAAAACCCCACCGAAATCTTTTTCAAAAGATGTCATCAATATTTATAGCAGTGTTATAGCATGTGGTATGCATGTAGAGAAAACTAAATACGTTtccatgaacacacatacacttacccTCCGTTGCTTCCTTCTTTgtcttaattttaaaaagtcagaCAACAGTAAGCATGGACATGGGTATGTGTCAATGGACGCAATGATGTTTAATCCCTCCAAAGTATGCAATAACACATCTGGGGAATTCTAATGCATTTATACTGTCACATAGCTTAGTTCTGGAACAGGATTAATGT
Encoded here:
- the LOC133130178 gene encoding cryptochrome-2-like, translating into MVVNSVHWFRKGLRLHDNPSLQEALNGADTVRCVYILDPWFAGSANVGVNKWRFLLESLEDLDTSLRKLDSRLFVVRGQPAEVFPRLFKEWNVTRLTFEYDSEPYGKERDAAIIKMAQEFGVETRVQNSHTLYNLDRIIELNNNSPPLTFKRFQAIVNRLGLPKRPLPTVTKQQLDSSRTAISDNHNERYAVPSLEELGFKTHGLSPSVWKGGEAEALERLSKHLDRKAWVANFERLRINICSLIASPTGLSPYLRFGCLSSRLFYYELRELYMKVRKRSSPPLSLFGQLLWREFFYAAATNNPNFDRMEGNPICVQIPWDRNPEALAKWAEGRTGFPWIDAIMTQLRQEGWIHHLARHAVACFLTRGDLWLSWESGMRVFDELLLDADYSVNAGSWMWLSCSAFFQQFFHCYCPVGFGRRTDPSGDYIRRYIPKLKDYPNRYIYDPWNAPETVQKAANCVVGVDYPKPMINHAEGSRLNIERMKQIYQQLSHYKGLSLLASVPSVQEEAEPPLTDDSNAQGSSTSGLFCAHESRPLPVRKRNRPMELQTVEKYPQPKVQRTSTTEEEAGDQQ